The following are from one region of the Rhizobacter sp. AJA081-3 genome:
- the bchF gene encoding 2-vinyl bacteriochlorophyllide hydratase, whose amino-acid sequence MASPRPGTTTGTRLYSPEERQRRDASVWTLVQGVLAPVQFLAFLVSLVLLLRYLASGAGEQAAMLSVVVKTALLYLIMVTGSIWEKVVFGRWLFAPAFYWEDVFSMLVLALHTAYLVAWASHSLDGRGLAWLALAAYASYVINATQFLLKLRAARLEHAASGTSLQGARA is encoded by the coding sequence ATGGCATCGCCCAGGCCCGGTACGACCACCGGCACCCGGCTGTATAGCCCCGAGGAGCGCCAGCGTCGCGACGCCTCGGTCTGGACGCTGGTGCAGGGTGTGCTCGCGCCGGTGCAGTTCCTCGCCTTCCTCGTCAGCCTCGTGCTGCTGCTGCGCTACCTGGCGAGCGGCGCCGGCGAGCAGGCGGCGATGCTCTCGGTGGTGGTGAAGACGGCGCTGCTGTACCTGATCATGGTCACCGGCAGCATCTGGGAGAAGGTGGTGTTCGGCCGCTGGCTGTTCGCGCCCGCCTTCTACTGGGAAGACGTGTTCAGCATGCTGGTGCTGGCCCTGCACACGGCCTACCTGGTGGCCTGGGCCAGCCACTCGCTCGACGGCCGTGGCCTGGCCTGGCTGGCGCTGGCCGCCTATGCGAGCTACGTGATCAACGCGACGCAGTTCCTGCTCAAGCTGCGCGCAGCGCGGCTCGAACACGCCGCGTCCGGCACATCGCTGCAGGGAGCGCGAGCATGA
- the bchB gene encoding ferredoxin:protochlorophyllide reductase (ATP-dependent) subunit B: MQLTLWTYEGPPHVGAMRVATALRDVHYVLHAPQGDTYADLLFTMIERLPRRPPVTYTTFQARDLGGDTAELFKTAAREACERFKPKALLVGASCTAELIQDDPGGLAAALNLSVPVIPLELPSYQRKENWGAAETFYRIVRALAGPKAPSPGTPRPARAEGQAPSCNILGPTALGFRHRDDVKEIRGLLERLGIEVRVTAPAGADPDDLARLPEADFNVVLYPETASVAAQWLQRTFAQPFTRVVPIGTQATREFITEAAMLAGLDPQAALERETSRASWYSRSVDSTYLTGKRVFVFGDATHAVAAARIASSELGFQVVGLGTYSREFGREIREAAKLYGVEPLITDDYLEVEAKVAELQPELVLGTQMERHIAKRLGVPCAVISAPVHVQDFPARYSPQMGFEGANVMFDTWVHPLMMGLEEHLLNMFRQDFEFHEGAAASHLGSAAVRPAAPAQTIEQPLPETTPAPVALSPGATVSTWSADAEQELRKIPFFVRGKARRNTERFALDRGVPVITIETLYDAKAHYSR, translated from the coding sequence ATGCAACTGACGCTCTGGACCTACGAAGGACCGCCCCACGTCGGCGCGATGCGCGTCGCCACCGCGCTGCGCGACGTGCACTACGTGCTGCACGCGCCGCAGGGCGACACCTACGCCGACCTGCTGTTCACGATGATCGAGCGGCTGCCCAGGCGCCCGCCGGTCACCTACACCACCTTCCAGGCGCGCGACCTCGGCGGCGACACCGCCGAGCTGTTCAAGACCGCCGCGCGCGAGGCCTGCGAGCGCTTCAAGCCGAAGGCGCTGCTGGTGGGTGCTTCGTGCACCGCCGAGCTGATCCAGGACGACCCGGGTGGCCTCGCCGCGGCGCTGAACCTGTCGGTGCCGGTGATCCCGCTGGAGCTGCCGTCCTACCAGCGCAAGGAGAACTGGGGCGCCGCCGAGACCTTCTACCGCATCGTGCGCGCCCTCGCCGGCCCGAAGGCGCCATCCCCGGGCACGCCGCGGCCGGCCCGCGCCGAAGGCCAGGCGCCGAGCTGCAACATCCTCGGACCGACCGCACTGGGCTTCCGCCACCGCGACGACGTCAAGGAAATCCGCGGCCTGCTCGAACGTCTGGGCATCGAAGTGCGCGTCACGGCGCCGGCCGGCGCCGACCCGGACGATCTGGCACGGCTACCCGAGGCCGACTTCAACGTCGTGCTCTACCCCGAGACCGCATCGGTGGCCGCCCAGTGGCTGCAGCGGACCTTCGCGCAGCCCTTCACGCGCGTCGTGCCGATCGGCACGCAAGCCACGCGCGAGTTCATCACCGAAGCGGCCATGCTGGCCGGCCTGGACCCGCAGGCGGCACTGGAGCGCGAGACCTCGCGCGCCAGCTGGTACAGCCGCTCGGTCGACTCGACCTACCTCACCGGCAAGCGCGTGTTCGTGTTCGGCGACGCCACGCATGCCGTGGCCGCCGCGCGCATCGCGTCCAGCGAGCTGGGCTTTCAGGTCGTCGGCCTGGGCACCTACAGCCGCGAGTTCGGCCGCGAGATCCGAGAGGCCGCCAAGCTCTACGGCGTCGAGCCGCTGATCACCGACGACTACCTCGAGGTCGAGGCCAAGGTCGCCGAGCTGCAGCCCGAGCTGGTGCTGGGCACGCAGATGGAGCGCCACATCGCCAAGCGCCTGGGCGTGCCCTGCGCGGTGATCTCGGCACCGGTGCACGTGCAGGACTTCCCGGCGCGCTACTCGCCGCAGATGGGCTTCGAGGGTGCGAACGTCATGTTCGACACCTGGGTGCACCCACTCATGATGGGTCTGGAAGAGCACCTGCTGAACATGTTCCGCCAGGACTTCGAGTTCCACGAGGGCGCCGCGGCCTCGCACCTCGGCTCGGCCGCCGTGCGGCCGGCCGCACCGGCCCAGACCATCGAGCAGCCGCTGCCCGAGACGACGCCCGCTCCGGTGGCGCTTTCGCCCGGCGCCACCGTGTCCACCTGGTCGGCAGACGCCGAGCAGGAGCTGAGAAAGATCCCGTTCTTCGTGCGCGGCAAGGCACGCCGCAACACCGAGCGCTTCGCGCTCGACCGTGGCGTGCCGGTCATCACCATCGAGACCCTCTACGATGCCAAAGCCCACTACAGCCGCTAG
- a CDS encoding magnesium chelatase subunit H has translation MHVVLVTMDSHLASAAARANHTLSKAMPGLRLSVHAAAEWGDDDAALARCKADIATGDIVIVTMLFMEDHFLPVLPALRARRDHCDAMVCAMSAGEVMKLTRMGKFDMGSPATGAMAFLKRLRGKTANKPDEQGVKSSAGARQMKMLRRLPKILRFIPGTAQDVRAYFLTLQYWLAGSEDNVAHMVHFLVDRYAAGPRQGLRGLIKTHAPVDYPELGVYHPQIRNRLSDDLADLPRVATSGKRGTVGLLLLRSYLLAGNTDHYDGVITALEARGLRVVPAFATGLDARPAVEAFFLKDGRTTIDALVSLTGFSLVGGPAYNDSRAAEETLAQLDVPYLSVNPVEFQTLDQWGASQRGLLPVEATMMVAIPELDGATGSMVFGGRGSSSQVQCTGCSHGCRFDNSRGAHDMRSCIERADMLAARVGKLIDLRRSERAQRKVGMVLFNFPPNAGNTGTAAFLSVFESLHNTLLAMQREGYTVEVPATVDELRIRVIEGNAAKYGAQANVHARIPAHDHVKRERHLKEIEAQWGAAPGRQQSDGANIFVLGERFGNVFVGIQPAFGYEGDPMRLLFEKGFAPTHAFSAFYRWLREDFGAQAVLHFGTHGALEFMPGKQNGLTAMCWPDRLIGDLPNLYLYASNNPSEGTIAKRRAAATLISYLTPPVAQAGLYKGLNELKAALERYRGLEPEAQAERSELAVMIQANAATLELAPAEPAWAGEADAHIQALSDAVLELEYTLIPYGLHVVGRAPTPTERIDMLLSLAEASHGQRPARTLVEALVAGQTPEQVFTHAAAEDSAATTIELLRELARADVLMAQDHEIGGILHALDGRFLRPAPGGDLLRTPAILPTGRNLHGFDPFRIPSAYAVQDGTRQAERLLQRYLADGNAFPETIAMVLWGTDNLKSEGGPIAQALALLGAKPRFDSYGRLAGAELIALEQLGRPRVDVVITMSGIFRDLLPLQIRMLAEAAFLAASADEPAEQNFVRKHALAFQKEHGCDLEAASLRVFGNAEGAYGANVSHLIDNGQWDDEDELAETYSRRKGFAYSRTGRPVQQCALLQSVLASVQLAYQNLDSVELGVTTIDTYFDTLGGISRAVQRAKTAQGHEAAAMAPVYIGDQTRDGLGGGTVRTLSEQVALETRTRMLNPKWYEGMLEHGYEGVRQIEVHVTNTMGWSATTGQVQPWVYQQLSETFVLDEKMRERLARLNPTASAKVASRLLEASERQFWTPDDKTLEALRRAGEELEDRLEGILPEKAAA, from the coding sequence ATGCACGTCGTGCTGGTCACGATGGACAGCCACCTGGCCAGCGCCGCGGCGCGCGCCAATCACACACTGTCCAAGGCCATGCCGGGCCTTCGCCTGTCGGTGCACGCCGCCGCCGAATGGGGCGACGACGACGCGGCACTGGCGCGCTGCAAGGCCGACATCGCCACCGGCGACATCGTGATCGTCACGATGCTGTTCATGGAAGACCACTTCCTGCCAGTGCTGCCGGCGCTGCGCGCGCGCCGCGACCATTGCGACGCGATGGTCTGCGCCATGTCCGCCGGCGAGGTGATGAAGCTCACGCGCATGGGCAAGTTCGACATGGGCTCGCCCGCGACCGGCGCGATGGCCTTCCTGAAGCGCCTGCGCGGCAAGACCGCCAACAAGCCCGACGAGCAGGGCGTGAAGTCCAGCGCCGGTGCGCGGCAGATGAAGATGCTGCGCCGGCTGCCGAAGATCCTGCGCTTCATCCCCGGCACCGCGCAGGACGTGCGGGCCTACTTCCTGACGCTGCAGTACTGGCTGGCCGGCTCGGAAGACAACGTCGCGCACATGGTGCATTTCCTGGTCGACCGCTATGCGGCGGGCCCGCGCCAGGGCCTGCGCGGCCTGATCAAGACGCATGCGCCGGTGGACTACCCCGAACTCGGCGTCTACCACCCGCAGATCAGGAACCGCCTGTCCGACGACCTGGCTGACCTGCCCCGCGTGGCCACCAGTGGCAAGCGCGGCACCGTCGGCCTGCTGCTGCTGCGCTCCTACCTGCTGGCCGGCAACACCGACCACTACGACGGCGTGATCACCGCGCTCGAAGCGCGCGGCCTGCGCGTCGTGCCGGCTTTCGCGACCGGCCTGGATGCGCGCCCGGCCGTCGAGGCCTTCTTCCTGAAGGACGGCCGCACGACCATCGATGCGCTGGTCTCGCTGACCGGCTTCTCGCTGGTCGGCGGCCCGGCCTACAACGACTCGCGCGCCGCCGAGGAGACTCTGGCACAGCTCGACGTGCCCTACCTGTCCGTCAACCCGGTCGAGTTCCAGACGCTGGACCAGTGGGGCGCGTCGCAGCGCGGCCTGCTGCCGGTGGAGGCGACGATGATGGTCGCCATCCCCGAGCTCGACGGCGCCACCGGCTCGATGGTGTTCGGCGGCCGCGGCAGTTCCAGCCAGGTGCAGTGCACCGGCTGCTCGCACGGCTGCCGCTTCGACAACAGCCGCGGCGCGCACGACATGCGCAGCTGCATCGAGCGCGCCGACATGCTGGCCGCGCGCGTGGGCAAGCTGATCGACCTGCGCCGCAGCGAGCGGGCGCAGCGCAAGGTCGGCATGGTGCTCTTCAACTTCCCGCCCAATGCGGGCAATACCGGCACCGCGGCCTTCCTGTCCGTGTTCGAGTCGTTGCACAACACGCTGCTGGCGATGCAGCGCGAGGGCTACACCGTCGAGGTGCCGGCCACGGTCGACGAGCTGCGCATCCGTGTCATCGAGGGCAATGCCGCCAAGTACGGCGCGCAGGCCAACGTGCACGCGCGCATCCCGGCCCACGACCACGTCAAGCGCGAACGCCACCTCAAGGAGATCGAGGCGCAATGGGGCGCCGCGCCGGGCCGCCAGCAGAGCGACGGCGCGAACATCTTCGTGCTCGGCGAGCGCTTCGGCAACGTCTTCGTCGGCATCCAGCCCGCCTTCGGCTACGAGGGCGACCCGATGCGGTTGCTCTTCGAGAAAGGCTTCGCGCCCACGCATGCCTTCTCGGCCTTCTACCGCTGGCTGCGCGAGGACTTCGGCGCCCAGGCGGTGCTGCACTTCGGCACGCACGGCGCGCTGGAGTTCATGCCCGGCAAGCAGAACGGCCTGACCGCCATGTGCTGGCCCGACCGCCTGATCGGCGACCTGCCCAACCTGTATCTGTACGCCTCGAACAACCCGAGCGAAGGCACGATCGCCAAGCGCCGCGCCGCCGCCACGCTGATCAGCTACCTCACGCCGCCGGTCGCACAGGCCGGGCTGTACAAGGGCTTGAACGAACTGAAGGCGGCGCTGGAGCGCTACCGCGGCCTGGAACCCGAGGCGCAAGCCGAACGCAGCGAACTCGCGGTGATGATCCAGGCGAACGCCGCCACGCTGGAGCTCGCGCCGGCCGAGCCCGCCTGGGCCGGCGAGGCCGACGCGCACATCCAGGCGCTGTCGGATGCCGTGCTCGAACTCGAGTACACGCTGATTCCCTACGGCCTGCACGTGGTCGGCCGCGCGCCGACACCGACCGAGCGCATCGACATGCTGCTGTCGCTGGCCGAGGCCTCGCACGGCCAGCGCCCGGCACGCACTCTGGTCGAGGCCCTGGTGGCCGGCCAGACGCCTGAGCAGGTGTTCACGCACGCCGCCGCCGAGGACAGCGCCGCGACAACCATCGAGCTCCTGCGTGAACTCGCCCGCGCCGATGTGCTGATGGCGCAGGACCACGAGATCGGCGGCATCCTGCACGCGCTCGACGGCCGCTTCCTGCGCCCCGCGCCAGGCGGCGACCTGCTGCGCACGCCGGCCATCCTGCCGACTGGGCGCAACCTGCACGGCTTCGACCCGTTCCGCATCCCGAGCGCCTACGCGGTGCAGGACGGCACGCGCCAGGCCGAGCGGCTGCTGCAGCGATACCTGGCCGACGGCAACGCCTTCCCCGAGACCATCGCGATGGTGCTGTGGGGCACCGACAACCTGAAGAGCGAAGGCGGCCCGATCGCCCAGGCGCTCGCACTGCTCGGCGCCAAGCCGCGCTTCGACAGCTACGGCCGTCTGGCCGGCGCCGAACTGATCGCGCTCGAGCAGCTCGGCCGCCCACGTGTCGACGTGGTGATCACCATGTCGGGCATCTTCCGCGACCTGCTGCCGTTGCAGATTCGCATGCTTGCCGAAGCGGCCTTCCTGGCCGCCAGTGCCGACGAGCCGGCCGAGCAGAACTTCGTGCGCAAGCATGCCCTGGCCTTCCAGAAGGAACATGGCTGCGATCTCGAAGCCGCTTCGCTGCGCGTGTTCGGCAATGCCGAAGGCGCCTACGGCGCCAACGTCAGCCACCTGATCGACAACGGACAGTGGGACGACGAGGACGAACTCGCCGAGACCTATTCGCGCCGCAAGGGCTTCGCCTACAGCCGCACGGGCCGCCCGGTCCAGCAGTGCGCCCTGCTGCAGAGCGTGCTGGCCAGTGTGCAGCTGGCCTACCAGAACCTCGACTCGGTGGAGCTCGGCGTCACCACCATCGACACCTACTTCGACACCCTCGGCGGCATCAGCCGCGCCGTGCAGCGCGCCAAGACCGCGCAAGGCCACGAAGCCGCCGCGATGGCGCCCGTCTACATCGGCGACCAGACCCGCGACGGCCTGGGCGGCGGCACGGTGCGCACGCTGTCCGAGCAGGTGGCGCTGGAAACCCGCACGCGCATGCTCAACCCGAAGTGGTACGAAGGCATGCTCGAGCACGGCTACGAGGGCGTGCGCCAGATCGAGGTGCACGTGACCAACACCATGGGCTGGTCGGCCACGACCGGGCAGGTGCAGCCCTGGGTCTACCAGCAGCTCAGCGAGACCTTCGTGCTCGACGAGAAGATGCGCGAACGGCTCGCGCGGCTGAACCCCACCGCCTCCGCCAAGGTCGCCAGCCGCCTGCTGGAAGCCTCGGAGCGCCAGTTCTGGACCCCGGACGACAAGACCCTCGAGGCGCTGCGACGCGCCGGTGAGGAACTCGAGGACCGGCTCGAGGGAATCCTTCCCGAGAAAGCAGCAGCATGA
- a CDS encoding ferredoxin:protochlorophyllide reductase (ATP-dependent) subunit N has protein sequence MSPVIPLRAELSGGCSQAPVLKERGQREVFCGLTGIIWLHRKVQDAFFLVVGSRTCAHLIQSAAGVMIFAEPRFATAIIDERDLAGLADCHDELDRVVNRLLERRPEIRTLFLVGSCPSEVIKLDLARAAQRLDGIHRPTVRVLNYSGSGIETTFTQGEDACLAAWVPQMPVSAPEAPQSLLVVGSLPDVVEDQFARLFRDLGLADVRFFPPRHATELPEVGANTSFLLAQPFLAETARLLEARGATHLSAPFPFGEEGTTEWLRAAAATFGVAPAHFDAVTRPGRERARHALQRHREMLEGRRIFFFPDSQLELPMARFLARELGMQLTEVGTPYLHRAHLAHELALLPAGTVLSEGQDVEKQLDRCRAARPDIVVCGLGLANPLEAEGFTTKWAIELVFTPVHGYEQAADLAELFARPLVRRTKLAA, from the coding sequence ATGAGCCCGGTGATCCCGCTTCGCGCCGAGCTGTCGGGTGGCTGCAGCCAGGCGCCGGTGCTCAAGGAGCGCGGCCAGCGCGAGGTCTTCTGCGGGCTGACCGGCATCATCTGGCTGCACCGCAAGGTTCAGGACGCCTTCTTCCTCGTGGTCGGTTCACGCACCTGCGCGCACCTGATCCAGTCGGCCGCCGGCGTGATGATCTTCGCCGAGCCGCGCTTCGCCACCGCCATCATCGACGAGCGCGATCTCGCCGGCCTGGCCGACTGCCACGACGAACTCGACCGCGTGGTCAACCGCCTGCTCGAGCGCCGCCCCGAGATCCGCACGCTGTTCCTGGTCGGCTCCTGCCCGTCGGAGGTGATCAAGCTCGATCTCGCCCGCGCGGCCCAGCGCCTGGACGGCATCCATCGCCCGACGGTGCGCGTGCTGAACTACTCCGGCAGCGGCATCGAAACCACCTTCACTCAGGGCGAAGACGCCTGCCTGGCCGCCTGGGTGCCGCAGATGCCGGTGTCCGCCCCCGAGGCGCCGCAGTCGCTGCTCGTCGTCGGCTCGCTGCCCGATGTCGTCGAAGACCAGTTCGCGCGCTTGTTCCGCGACCTGGGCCTCGCCGACGTGCGATTCTTCCCGCCGCGCCATGCGACCGAACTGCCCGAGGTCGGTGCGAACACGAGCTTCCTGCTCGCGCAGCCCTTCCTGGCCGAGACCGCGCGTCTGCTCGAAGCCCGCGGCGCCACACACCTGAGCGCACCCTTCCCGTTCGGCGAGGAGGGCACGACCGAATGGCTGCGCGCCGCCGCCGCGACGTTCGGCGTTGCCCCGGCACACTTCGATGCGGTGACGCGGCCCGGCCGCGAGCGCGCGCGCCACGCCCTGCAGCGCCACCGCGAGATGCTCGAGGGCCGACGCATCTTCTTCTTCCCGGACTCGCAGCTCGAGCTGCCGATGGCGCGCTTCCTGGCACGCGAACTCGGCATGCAGCTCACCGAGGTCGGCACGCCCTACCTGCACCGTGCGCATCTGGCGCACGAGCTGGCGCTGCTGCCCGCGGGCACGGTGCTCTCCGAAGGTCAGGACGTCGAGAAGCAGCTCGACCGCTGCCGCGCCGCGCGGCCCGACATCGTCGTCTGCGGCCTCGGGTTGGCCAATCCGCTCGAAGCCGAAGGCTTCACCACCAAGTGGGCGATCGAACTGGTGTTCACGCCCGTGCACGGCTACGAGCAGGCGGCCGACCTGGCCGAGCTGTTCGCCCGGCCGCTGGTGCGCCGCACCAAGCTCGCCGCCTGA
- a CDS encoding B12-binding domain-containing protein, whose translation MATRFGKARPSNAPEQTFRQRTRDKEVEGSMQGGSQSGTVPADCPESAAAWAAGGSPASALFTDPSPGPLERAACLARALELEVIPRLVAAHRGNGNLPASNDALSGSLGEAEVNAFTDSLVRGDERELSQVLDGLRDRGFTVERLLVDLLAPSARQLGHLWTEDLCYFTDVTIGLGRLQRMMRELSPAFGTEVAHPPNGRRALLVRAPGEQHSFGMSMVAEFFRRAGWEVVSGGEGADTDPITSVRREWFDVVGFSAGSEARLDWLPSCIAAVRRASCHKGVAVLVGGPVFTLRPQLARQVGADATTANGSEAPGLAESLLAGRVKHS comes from the coding sequence TTGGCGACGCGCTTTGGCAAGGCTCGCCCCTCCAACGCCCCCGAGCAGACGTTCCGACAACGCACACGAGACAAGGAAGTGGAGGGCTCGATGCAAGGAGGCTCCCAATCGGGAACGGTGCCGGCCGACTGCCCGGAAAGCGCCGCGGCCTGGGCTGCTGGCGGTTCACCGGCAAGTGCGCTGTTCACCGACCCCAGTCCCGGCCCGCTGGAGCGCGCCGCCTGTCTGGCACGTGCGCTCGAACTCGAGGTCATTCCGCGCCTGGTGGCGGCACATCGCGGCAACGGCAACCTGCCGGCGAGCAACGACGCGCTCAGCGGCAGCCTCGGCGAAGCCGAGGTGAATGCCTTCACCGACAGCCTGGTGCGCGGCGACGAGCGCGAGTTGTCGCAGGTGCTCGACGGGCTGCGCGACCGCGGCTTCACGGTGGAGCGTTTGCTGGTCGACCTGCTGGCACCATCGGCGCGGCAGCTCGGCCACCTCTGGACCGAGGATCTGTGCTACTTCACCGACGTCACCATCGGCCTCGGGCGGCTGCAGCGAATGATGCGAGAATTGAGCCCGGCCTTCGGAACCGAGGTGGCCCATCCGCCCAACGGGCGCCGCGCCTTGCTGGTGCGCGCCCCGGGCGAGCAGCACAGCTTCGGGATGTCGATGGTCGCCGAGTTCTTTCGCCGTGCCGGTTGGGAAGTTGTCTCCGGGGGCGAAGGCGCAGATACCGACCCGATCACGTCGGTGCGGCGAGAGTGGTTCGATGTGGTGGGGTTTTCGGCGGGCAGCGAAGCGCGGCTCGACTGGTTGCCCTCCTGCATCGCGGCCGTTCGCCGCGCTTCGTGTCACAAGGGTGTGGCCGTGCTGGTGGGCGGCCCGGTGTTCACGTTGAGACCGCAACTGGCCCGTCAGGTCGGTGCGGACGCGACGACCGCCAACGGGAGCGAGGCACCAGGTCTGGCCGAAAGCTTGCTTGCCGGCCGCGTGAAACACAGTTGA
- the bchM gene encoding magnesium protoporphyrin IX methyltransferase: MEHATYQARRGEIETYFDRTAVKAWEHLTSDAPVGRIRATVRAGRDRMRATLLSWLPADMHGMRLLDAGCGTGALAVEAASRGAHVVAIDLSPTLVELAVRRVAQHLETFDNAGHIDFRSGDMLDAGLGHFDHVVAMDSLIHYEAHDVVRALEAWAPRVSRSMLITFAPRTPALAAMHAVGRFFPRGDRAPSIEPVAETALKRGLLAAPGLQAFCDARTERVASGFYTSQALEIARS; this comes from the coding sequence ATGGAACACGCCACCTACCAGGCCCGCCGCGGCGAGATCGAAACCTACTTCGACCGCACCGCGGTCAAGGCGTGGGAGCACCTCACGTCGGACGCACCGGTCGGCCGCATCCGCGCCACCGTGCGCGCCGGCCGCGACCGCATGCGCGCCACGCTGCTGTCGTGGCTGCCCGCCGACATGCACGGCATGCGCCTGCTCGACGCCGGCTGCGGCACCGGGGCGCTGGCCGTCGAGGCGGCAAGCCGCGGCGCGCACGTGGTGGCGATCGACCTCTCGCCCACGCTGGTCGAGCTCGCCGTGCGGCGCGTCGCGCAGCACCTGGAGACCTTCGACAACGCTGGCCACATCGACTTCCGCAGTGGCGACATGCTCGACGCCGGCCTCGGCCACTTCGACCACGTGGTGGCGATGGACTCGCTGATCCACTACGAGGCGCACGACGTGGTGCGCGCGCTGGAAGCCTGGGCGCCGCGCGTGTCGCGCTCGATGCTGATCACCTTCGCGCCGCGCACGCCGGCACTGGCGGCGATGCACGCGGTGGGCCGCTTCTTCCCGCGCGGCGACCGCGCCCCCTCGATCGAGCCGGTGGCCGAGACGGCGCTCAAGCGCGGCCTGCTCGCCGCGCCCGGCCTGCAGGCCTTCTGCGACGCACGGACCGAGCGCGTGGCCAGCGGCTTCTACACCTCGCAGGCGCTGGAGATCGCCCGCTCATGA
- the bchL gene encoding ferredoxin:protochlorophyllide reductase (ATP-dependent) iron-sulfur ATP-binding protein, with protein sequence MNITAVPVNEIRKGGRPDGEGSVQVEMDPNLKIGTAKVFAIYGKGGIGKSTTSSNLSAAFSKMGKRVLQIGCDPKHDSTFTLTKKMLPTVIDILETVDFHAEELRPEDFVFEGYNGVMCVEAGGPPAGTGCGGYVVGQTVKLLKEHHLLEDTDVVIFDVLGDVVCGGFAAPLQHADRAMIVTANDFDSIFAMNRIVQAIGAKAKNYRVRLGGVIANRSAATDQIDKYNERTGLKLAAHLPDLDAIRRSRLKKCTLFEMDGTPEIEAVQKEYLRLAASMWLGGDPLPAVPLKDRDIFDLLGYD encoded by the coding sequence ATGAACATCACGGCAGTACCGGTGAACGAGATCCGCAAGGGCGGCCGCCCCGATGGCGAAGGCAGCGTGCAGGTCGAGATGGACCCGAATCTGAAGATCGGCACCGCCAAGGTGTTCGCGATCTACGGCAAGGGCGGCATCGGCAAGAGCACCACCAGCTCCAACCTGTCGGCCGCCTTCTCGAAGATGGGCAAGCGCGTGCTGCAGATCGGCTGCGACCCCAAGCACGACAGCACCTTCACGCTGACCAAGAAGATGCTGCCCACGGTGATCGACATCCTCGAGACGGTGGATTTCCATGCCGAGGAGCTGCGCCCCGAGGACTTCGTCTTCGAGGGCTACAACGGCGTGATGTGCGTGGAGGCCGGCGGCCCGCCCGCGGGCACCGGCTGCGGTGGCTACGTGGTCGGCCAGACCGTCAAGCTGCTCAAGGAACACCACCTGCTCGAAGACACCGACGTGGTGATCTTCGACGTGCTCGGCGACGTGGTCTGCGGCGGCTTCGCCGCACCGCTGCAGCACGCCGACCGCGCCATGATCGTCACGGCCAACGACTTCGACTCGATCTTCGCGATGAACCGAATCGTGCAGGCCATCGGCGCGAAGGCGAAGAACTACCGGGTGCGCCTGGGCGGCGTGATCGCCAACCGCAGCGCCGCCACCGACCAGATCGACAAGTACAACGAGCGCACCGGCCTGAAGCTGGCCGCGCACCTGCCCGACCTCGACGCGATCCGCCGCAGCCGCCTGAAGAAGTGCACGCTGTTCGAGATGGACGGCACGCCCGAGATCGAGGCCGTGCAGAAGGAGTACCTGCGCCTGGCCGCCTCGATGTGGCTGGGCGGCGACCCGCTGCCGGCGGTGCCGCTGAAGGACCGCGACATCTTCGACCTGCTGGGATACGACTGA